From Loxodonta africana isolate mLoxAfr1 chromosome 2, mLoxAfr1.hap2, whole genome shotgun sequence, the proteins below share one genomic window:
- the PCDHAC1 gene encoding LOW QUALITY PROTEIN: protocadherin alpha-C1 (The sequence of the model RefSeq protein was modified relative to this genomic sequence to represent the inferred CDS: inserted 2 bases in 1 codon; substituted 4 bases at 4 genomic stop codons): MVGWEGGGSVWVSCGAAAGQLEYLVLEETERGVAAGNVAADLKLSAAALSLRNFRLLSSPNEPYFGVDAASGNLVVREPADRERLCGAKAAYVLTYELILRDPLELVEMRVHVLDTSDNSPLFSAGDVQRHIPKFLTPAARFTLPNAQDAHEGSNGVLSYSLSPSQHFRLDMGAQVDGREYPELVLEKTLDREQRATHRLVLMGRDGGRPTRSGDAQVTVIMVDTNNNVPVFERSVYRTXIPETAPNGTVLFRLXASDPDEGSNGEIWHSLSNSTXAELRHLFHVHPRSGEVRVSASLGPPERLLEAYIEARDEGTSGLASTATLPVEVTDVNDHAPEVNLVRLSSPVPEDAAPGTVIALLSVRDEDLGPNGRVTCSISSGGPFQLKVSFDNFYSHLTDRPLDREQMSEYQVLITASDGGSPPLSTRRTLTGFVADVNGNTPSFPQQPQQEIFVAENNGPGASLGRLFAQDPDLGKNGLVFYELLDVNAEDPPVTSLVAVESSSGAIPAKTSFDFEQLRGLPFHVEARDGGIPPRSATVTVNLFVVDRNDNVPVILLPVPRNGSVPVEIVCCSARSGHLVTKVVAEDADSGSNAWLSYHVSQPSDSSLFSISASMGELRTARLVLPTDAIKQRVVVVVQDRGDPPLSSSITLDVLWSNSAPWVLPDFEDPWETGGQLSAQNLYSVIALVCISFLFLECFFFLSNKLNQSLACCSQSCXAVCCCSPEELRYGKRMTSNPCMTSTTIDVTAVERLSRAYLYRAFLGLGSGNNRLLLCGEYSAADLRNLATGVGXCIQIWNRKGDHANISAMVSKCYGT; this comes from the exons ATGGTGGGCTGGGAAGGTGGCGGCTCTGTGTGGGTCTCCTGCGGCGCTGCCGCCGGGCAGCTCGAATACTTGGTGTTGGAGGAGACGGAGCGGGGAGTAGCTGCAGGCAATGTCGCCGCGGACTTGAAACTGTCGGCAGCCGCTCTGTCCTTGAGGAACTTTCGCCTCCTTTCCAGTCCCAATGAGCCCTACTTCGGAGTGGACGCCGCCAGCGGTAACTTGGTGGTCCGAGAGCCGGCGGACCGCGAGCGGCTGTGCGGGGCCAAAGCTGCCTACGTCCTGACCTATGAGCTGATACTCCGTGACCCGCTGGAGCTGGTCGAGATGCGCGTTCACGTCCTAGACACCAGTGACAACTCGCCTCTTTTCTCTGCCGGCGACGTGCAGCGCCACATCCCCAAGTTCCTGACACCCGCAGCCCGCTTTACTCTCCCCAACGCTCAAGATGCCCATGAGGGAAGCAACGGGGTGCTAAGCTACAGCCTCAGTCCCAGCCAGCACTTCCGCCTGGACATGGGGGCGCAGGTGGACGGCAGGGAATACCCAGAGTTGGTGTTGGAGAAAACGCTGGATCGCGAGCAGCGCGCCACCCACCGCCTGGTGCTCATGGGTCGGGACGGCGGGCGGCCCACGCGCTCTGGAGACGCACAAGTCACTGTCATCATGGTGGACACCAACAACAACGTGCCTGTATTTGAGCGTTCCGTATACCGCACGTAGATTCCAGAGACTGCCCCCAATGGGACTGTGTTGTTCCGACTTTAGGCCTCGGACCCAGATGAAGGCTCAAATGGGGAAATCTGGCACTCCTTAAGCAATAGCACGTGAGCAGAGCTGAGACACCTTTTTCACGTGCACCCTAGAAGTGGGGAGGTACGTGTATCTGCGTCACTAGGTCCCCCTGAAAGGCTGTTGGAGGCATACATCGAGGCGAGGGATGAAGGCACCTCTGGCCTAGCTAGCACTGCTACACTGCCGGTGGAGGTGACTGACGTGAATGATCATGCTCCTGAGGTGAACCTCGTGAGGTTATCCAGCCCGGTTCCGGAGGACGCCGCCCCTGGCACGGTGATTGCCCTCCTTAGTGTAAGGGATGAGGACCTCGGTCCCAATGGTAGGGTCACCTGTAGCATATCCAGCGGAGGCCCTTTTCAGCTAAAGGTTTCTTTTGACAACTTCTACAGCCATCTGACTGATCGGCCGCTGGACCGGGAACAGATGAGCGAATACCAGGTCCTAATCACCGCTTCAGATGGTGGCTCGCCCCCGCTGAGCACCCGCAGAACACTGACTGGGTTTGTTGCTGATGTGAACGGCAATACACCAAGCTTCCCGCAGCAGCCGCAGCAGGAAATCTTTGTGGCTGAAAACAATGGCCCCGGGGCCTCCCTGGGCCGCCTGTTTGCCCAGGACCCGGACCTGGGGAAGAATGGCCTTGTCTTCTATGAGCTGTTGGATGTTAATGCTGAAGACCCGCCAGTCACTAGCTTGGTGGCGGTGGAATCGTCCAGTGGGGCTATCCCTGCCAAAACTTCCTTTGACTTCGAGCAGCTCAGGGGGCTTCCCTTCCATGTGGAAGCCAGAGATGGTGGCATTCCTCCCAGAAGTGCAACAGTGACTGTGAACTTGTTTGTAGTGGATAGGAACGACAATGTTCCAGTCATCTTGCTTCCTGTGCCAAGGAATGGCTCTGTACCAGTGGAAATTGTGTGCTGCTCTGCCAGAAGTGGACATTTGGTCACAAAAGTGGTAGCAGAGGATGCGGATAGTGGCTCCAATGCATGGCTTTCCTACCATGTCTCTCAGCCTTCTGATTCTAGCCTTTTCAGTATTTCAGCTAGTATGGGAGAGCTTCGGACAGCTCGCTTAGTTCTTCCCACTGATGCAATTAAGCAGAGAGTGGTGGTAGTAGTTCAGGACCGTGGAGACCCACCACTTTCCTCCTCCATCACTCTGGATGTGTTGTGGAGCAACTCTGCCCCTTGGGTCCTTCCAGACTTCGAAGATCCCTGGGAAACAGGAGGGCAGCTTTCTGCCCAGAACTTGTATTCAGTCATTGCTCTGGtctgtatttcctttttatttcttgaatgcTTTTTCTTCCTGAGCAACAAATTGAACCAGAGCCTAGCTTGTTGCTCTCAGAGCTGCTAGGCAGTGTGCTGTTGCTCTCCAGAGGAACTGAGGTATGGAAAGAGGATGACTTCAAATCCTTGCATGACATCAACAACAATAGATGTCACTGCAGTCGAGAGATTGTCTCGGGCGTATCTCTATCGGGCCTTTTTGGGACTTGGTTCTGGTAACAACCGTTTGCTGTTGTGTGGGGAATACAGTGCTGCTGACCTGAGAAATCTGGCCACTGGGGTAGG CTGTATTCAGATTTGGAATAGGAAAGGAGATCATGCAAATATCAGTGCCATGGTAAGCAAATGTTATGGGACTTGA